One Paramisgurnus dabryanus chromosome 10, PD_genome_1.1, whole genome shotgun sequence genomic region harbors:
- the brf2 gene encoding transcription factor IIIB 50 kDa subunit: protein MPSSCKECGSSNVIQDDLYSQIQWVCEDCGSVIEEGHLTTTLSDETQSRAVPFHATTEAIKTPCRNLIAGFSRVRALCRILRLSRDMESEAVSLFERAYNHSNFLHVTLEKKEILGGCCILFVCRQSNWPVAMGTISNLLGATTNLLGAVYQEFTKSLNIEAPTKGIIDLVESFCYEFKLGPTQVDEVFAETPQRLVDRTSALIELAAEVWIVTGRQPLPLLMAAVYVAWQSLKPMARMKYAFNVFCKIGKAPEQSWRRSKETVLKRVNELRDVLCKLGRELPWLRGESVEPSTVAKLVDDILKNRQALLLRAVWHYEQQLQNELSEAQTTQDLCTEPSGKLKTDSNPVTDPGHVSSDQVKVECEIFPGKENSDCELPATHWGKRHLFLPPCVKSRKRQREDVPQLEVTGDEDISDSEIESYIRSKDEIKLYLKAQKELKEA from the exons ATGCCGAGCAGCTGTAAGGAGTGTGGCTCATCTAATGTTATACAGGATGACCTGTACTCTCAGATACAATGGGTATGTGAGGACTGTGGGTCTGTGATTGAAGAGGGACATCTGACCACCACACTTAGCGATGAGACCCAGAGTAGAG CTGTGCCCTTTCATGCTACCACGGAGGCGATTAAGACTCCATGCAGAAATCTAATAGCAG GCTTCTCGCGTGTCCGTGCCCTTTGTCGTATTCTGAGATTATCCAGAGACATGGAATCTGAAGCGGTTAGTCTCTTTGAGCGTGCTTACAACCACTCCAACTTCCTTCATGTGACCTTGGAGAAGAAGGAGATCTTGGGAGGATGCTGCATACTGTTCGTCTGTAGGCAGAGCAACTGGCCTGTTGCTATGGGAACCATTAGCAACCTATTAGGGGCGACCACAAATTTACTGGGTGCAGTTTATCAAGAATTTACCAAGAGTCTGAACATCGAAGCCCCAACCAAAGGCATCATAGATCTGGTGGAAAGCTTCTGTTACGA GTTCAAGCTGGGTCCTACACAGGTGGATGAGGTGTTCGCTGAAACTCCCCAGCGATTGGTGGACAGAACATCTGCATTAATTGAATTGGCTGCAGAAGTCTGGATAGTGACTGGACGGCAACCTCTGCCCCTCCTTATGGCAGCAGTGTACGTGGCCTGGCAGTCTCTAAAGCCTATG GCCCGCATGAAATACGCTTTCAACGTGTTCTGCAAGATTGGAAAAGCGCCCGAACAGTCATGGCGCAGAAGCAAAGAGACGGTCCTGAAGCGGGTGAACGAACTCCGGGACGTGTTGTGCAAATTGGGGCGAGAGCTGCCCTGGCTAAGGGGGGAGAGTGTGGAGCCCAGCACTGTGGCCAAGCTGGTGGACGACATCTTGAAGAATCGTCAGGCGCTCCTCCTGAGGGCGGTTTGGCACTACGAGCAACAGCTGCAAAATGAGCTCTCGGAGGCCCAAACTACACAAGACCTCTGCACTGAGCCATCAGGAAAACTTAAAACTGATTCAAACCCGGTTACGGATCCCGGGCACGTAAGCTCTGATCAGGTGAAGGTTGAGTGCGAGATTTTTCCCGGGAAAGAGAACTCGGACTGTGAACTTCCAGCAACCCACTGGGGTAAAAGGCACTTGTTTTTACCTCCCTGTGTGAAGAGTCGCAAACGGCAGAGGGAGGACGTGCCGCAGCTGGAAGTGACTGGAGATGAGGACATATCCGACAGCGAGATCGAATCTTACATTCGCTCAAAGGATGAGATTAAACTGTATTTAAAGGCTCAGAAGGAGCTGAAGGAGGCGTAG
- the prlhr2b gene encoding prolactin releasing hormone receptor 2b translates to MESSGWLGETEPPEGHVYEVMVVQNTTAPHNHPFADVALLQTFKPLIIPCYVLVVLVGVFGNYLLIYVICRTRKMHNVTNFFIGNLAFSDMLMCVTCVPFTLAYAFSPHGWRFGRFMCYLVYLIQPVTVYVSVFTLTAIAVDRYYATVHPLKKRISMQACAYVLSGIWLLSCVLVAPAVAHTYHVEFREEGLTICEEFWLGQETQRLIYAYSTLLLTYILPLSAVCVSYLCISVKLRNCVAPGHRTRDQAEAQRARKRKIFRLVALVVAAFGVCWLPIHVFNVLRDIDIHLIDKRHFLVIQLLCHLCAMSSSCCNPFLYAWLHDRFRSELRKMFTCHRRIGISANQCATASVVL, encoded by the exons ATGGAGAGTTCTGGTTGGCTGGGTGAAACCGAGCCTCCTGAAGGCCACGTCTACGAAGTGATGGTGGTCCAAAACACCACGGCCCCTCACAATCACCCATTTGCAGACGTAGCTCTGCTGCAGACCTTCAAACCACTCATAATACCCTGCTACGTTCTCGTGGTGCTGGTGGGCGTCTTCGGCAACTACCTTCTGATCTACGTCATCTGCCGCACGAGAAAGATGCATAACGTCACCAACTTCTTCATCGGCAACCTGGCCTTTTCGGACATGCTGATGTGCGTGACCTGCGTCCCCTTTACGCTGGCCTACGCCTTCAGTCCACACGGCTGGCGGTTCGGGCGTTTCATGTGCTACCTGGTGTACCTGATCCAGCCGGTCACCGTATACGTGTCGGTTTTCACTCTAACGGCCATCGCCGTGGACAG GTACTATGCCACGGTGCACCCTTTGAAGAAGCGCATCTCAATGCAGGCTTGTGCCTATGTGCTGTCTGGCATCTGGCTGCTGTCTTGCGTGCTGGTAGCACCCGCCGTGGCCCACACCTATCACGTAGAGTTCAGAGAGGAAGGCCTTACCATCTGTGAGGAGTTTTGGTTGGGCCAGGAGACCCAGCGACTGATCTACGCCTACAGCACACTGCTCCTCACCTACATCCTCCCTCTGTCCGCCGTCTGCGTCTCTTACCTGTGCATCTCCGTCAAGCTACGCAACTGCGTGGCCCCCGGACACCGCACGCGAGATCAGGCCGAAGCCCAGCGTGCTCGCAAGCGCAAGATCTTCAGGCTGGTGGCTCTGGTAGTGGCGGCGTTTGGAGTCTGCTGGCTGCCCATCCACGTGTTCAACGTGCTGCGCGACATCGATATCCACCTCATCGACAAGCGTCACTTCTTGGTGATCCAGCTGTTGTGCCACCTGTGCGCAATGAGTTCGTCCTGCTGCAACCCATTCCTGTACGCTTGGCTGCACGACCGTTTTCGATCCGAACTGCGCAAGATGTTCACCTGTCATCGTCGCATCGGCATATCTGCCAACCAATGCGCGACAGCCAGCGTGGTACTGTGA